Within the Gopherus flavomarginatus isolate rGopFla2 chromosome 8, rGopFla2.mat.asm, whole genome shotgun sequence genome, the region GGGCCATGGACAGCCTTTTGCTGAGTGAGACTAGTTTATCAGATTCTTGTGATCCCAGCTGATTTAGATGTTCTTTGATTGCTTGCTCAAGTTGGTCGTCTTCCTGTAGATCATTTTCAGATGAAACTGGGACTAGAACACGTTTCAGCTGGTTTGTATTCATAACTTCAGGGTATTTTGCCAACATATTTGCCAAGTAATCTGCTAGTTCTTCATctttttcatttagtttttcgTATTCTATTTGTCGTCTTTCCAAATCATTAATCCAAGGAGCTTTAGGAAGTTGATGTCCTTTAGGTCTTCTGGGAATGTAGGGAAGTCTTGGCAAATTGTTCTCTTCATTAAGCTGATTTACAAAGTAGGAGGTTTTCTGATTAGCTAAATTATCAGTCCCTAAAAGATTGACAATATCTTCGATATTGAGGCCTTCAACTAGATTATCTGGCATAGCATTAATTGGCTGCTTCATGTAACCATTTTTagggttcattttatttttaaatctatctaTGCTGTCTAGATTAGTTTCAGAGATGTCATCCTCAAGATCTTCTGGGAGCTCTGGTTCTTGCTCTGTCTCTACCctttcactctgctgctgcttttctccaATTTTCAACATGTCTAGTAAATCCTCTGGAGGGATTTGTAAATTCCTTGAGATTTCTATTAGTTGAGAGATAGACTGAGGATCAAGTTTTTCCAAAAATGTACCTGCCTTTTTTTCTTCATGTCCAGTCCTTAACCTGCCATTTCCAATATTGCTCATCAGCCTCTTCAGATAATAATTCATTAGCTTTGTAATGTCATCTGACATTTGATCTTTACTGTCTCTCCCCATTTCATTCTCCAGGAAACCTTGATTCCCTGATCTCTTCATTTCATCATCAATCACTTCTTCATTTTTATCAATTTCTTCTTTATGATCTTTCATCTCTTCTTGCGTTTGGCTTTCCACTTTTTCCTCTATTGGATTCCAGTCTTCTCCTCCCACTACATCTTCATAAGCAATATTATTCACTTTATATAcatcatcttcatcttctgtGTACAATTTTTGATCCTCATCCAGCCTCTCTTTTTTGTGATTACTTGGTCCCGTCATCTTCCCCAGCTCCTGAAAGACAGACTCCAAAGTAGCAAGGCTTTGGGGTGTATATTGTTCTTCTACTATTTCATTGGTGCGCTTGAAAGGACTGTCTCTTGAACTTTCTTCATCATGTGCATGTGGCATTTTGATATATTTGTGTCGTCTCTCAGGCCGCTTATAAGCCTCATAATCATCACTCACACCAGCTGGAAGGTTATCTGAACTCATAGTAtatggtttattttcttttgatcCAGCCTTTGACTCTTTTTCTGTTTGCCTCAAGGCTTCCAACATTGACCTAACCCACTGGGACTCATCTTCAGTCAAAGAATCTCTTATATTATCTGCTAGGTGGCTCtgatctttgctttctttctgctGCAGAAGAAATGGGGCACCTTGATAAAAATTGTAATCTGGGCCATTTTCAGCCTTGTTAGCTTGTTTGTGGAGATTTTCTATATATTCCAAGGCTTTGATCATATCTGGGCTTGGGAGCCTTTGTAAATTTTTCACTAAGTAGTCTGGGTTTttctgaagcagctgataagGTTCGATTGAAGCTGCATCAACACAACAGATTAGGACAAAGAAAAGGGTGAGAGAGAAAGCTGCTCCAAGCCAGCAGGTTTTAGCATCTGCCATGTTAGAAATCTTTccttaaaataaagaaaaggaacAGTTAACATACAGAAATAGTTAGTAAAGTGCAAAACAACAACACATTTGAGATTGCTGCTTTGAACTGGAACTCATGgtatttatgtttttattaaTTATGAAAAGCAAAAAGAATTCCCATATGATCCCTTTATAGCAACCCTAGATTTATTGTGAGTTTATCTGGAAGTCTTTCAGGTCATTCCTTTGATAAGGATACTGGAACCTGTTGGTTTGAAATAATAAAACCATTGCATCTTCATACTATGGCAGGTAAAAAGCCCCTCATAAAATTAATTTATATATAAAGGAGCTTGATTTTCCAATCTAAACAGAAAACCTAAATCCTACATAGTTCATAAAACATCCATTTATGCATCTAGATACTGATTTGAGCATCagcatttgaaaatttgacctaAAATATTAATACAAGCTTAGTGATAAACTGTACATAGAATCCTGTTGCCCAGTTCTCCAGTCTGCTACACTGACTCCACTGAATAGTTTTATTCCAGGCTAACACCAATGTGATAGAGTGGAGAATCTGGCCAATAAAATCATGAGGTGATTTTTGTGTTTACTTgtatgaatatttttaaaatattgaaatattcCCTTATGCTGCTTTtcaaaaatattattaataaacaAGTTTGTTCATTTTTCCATAGGCAATGAGGAAAGCTGAGACCCTTTGTGGGTTAATCTATTCTGTCCCTTAAGGGTATTATCTTTTGATGTCTTCCTAAACTGATGGTTTTAAATGGACTTGGTTAGGCTTAGACTGAGTGGCAATTTCTTCTGTGGTGGCTAAACAGTCTTTCACTTTTGCTTTGAAATGAAAACGGGTGTTTTGTCATTCACTTCAAGCAAGCAGGGTGGATACACATGTAGAATCTTGGCATTACAGGCCTAATTCTCTGGTGGGTGAAACTCCATCAGAGAATTTTGCTCTATaaaaaaacagaagtaaaataagTGAAAATATTATACCCATCATATATGAGTAACACAGTCATGCCATTGCAACATATGAAAATATTTCTATAAAAGGCCCAATCCTTCAAGGTGCTGAGCGTTCTCAGCACCAACTGAGTTTAAAGACTCCACTTCCAGGAGATGCTTAGCACCTCACAGGACTTGGCTATAACAAATACTAGCCTATTTTACCCAATTCAATTTTATTATTCCATCTGTCATGAATAAAGTACAGTAAGTGAGAAAAATGGTAAGAATAGAAAAAAACCACTGAGCTtaattgacttattttgtttcatTCACTTTTCCCATGAGCCTATGGAAAATATCCTGGTAAGATGTTAGTGATTCATACTAGTAGAAGGACCTAAATAGACTAGAATTTACCCATGGCTGTAATGGTGGAAATGTTCTCTTCAGTTCACACATAGGATTTCCATTCAGATGATTCTTTATTGCAGTTTAACAAGAAATAATTTGACAAAATAAAGTAGCCTCAGTTGCCCACaattgctttttttccctccatgcCTGCAGCAAATAATCATTGTGAATATCAAATATTTTATCCAGTCAAGTATTAATAGTCCGGAATGGATTATTTCAGAGCAATCAATAACACCATCTCTTTTTATACTTAAACAAAAGCAAGAGAACCCTGAATCTTCTGTTATGGAAAAGGCTTTACCTTTGAAAGGGATAAAATCAgtccaaaaaacccacaaaaccctGCACAGTTACAATTTTTATGTTGATTAGCACCTATAATTGCAATAGAATGAAGCTAATGTTTTTCAATGGAGAAGTTGGTTACTGATTAATCTTtagtttattaataaataaaatactatGAATTTTCAGTTGCTGAAAAATTATTTCATAATAATAGATCTAGATCTTCCAGGTAAAACAGTCCACTAAAATCCTCCCTCTGATGAAGATGATTAATTCAGCCTCTGACAGTACATGCTATTTATATAGTATTATATCCTCTGTAAAACTTAGGAAAATCTAAGTAAAATCATGGAAGAGATAAACACAGGCAAAGTTTAGACTGGCATTCTGGtagcattttgtttaaaaaatatttcattttgagagATGATATCTTATGAATTCCTTTCTGAATATTTCATATGCACGTCTGTCTGGATCAGTTTCACTTCCGATTCATTGGTAGATGATATttgaaatatttgaaaagaaCAGTTGGATATAATTTGTTTTAAGACCTCTGAAACTAGATTACAAAAATCAGTTCATTAAATGTAATACCTTATTTAGGGAAAATAGGCTCCTCCCCAATCCTAATTTATAAATATGAGAAATATAGAGTATGTTTTTCATGACGTCAAATCTATAAAAAACATTCTCTTTTACTCTTTTTAAAGCACATTACGATAAAACAGCTGTTTTCCCAACAGCTGTAGAATTGTGGTGCTAATCTATATTGTGCAATCTGTCCTGTTAGCACCTAACAAAGAGAGAAGTCATCTCTTACCCAGACTCCTGTCCATCAAATTAAGTAGTcagcatttgtaaaatgagggGATTGAGTTTTCAGTGTAATGTGTACTGTCAAAAGAAATGCAGACAGGGGTTCTTCTGTGAAGAGACAAACAACCAAAACCAAAATTCCCTTTCTGGGGTGTTTCCATGGCAGCATATTTCCCCTTGAGCCCTTTCCTATAGATTCACATGGTGCTCTGATGGGAATATAATATTTCCAGTTGAAATTTTGCATGAAAACTCATCAGCTTTCCTGTGGAACTCGCACAGAATTCATAATGCTCTGTGAACTACAGCAGGAATCCCTATGGGAGTTGTCCGTAAGGAAAATGTGAAAATGCAAAACACTCTCTTaatcatttgtttgctttttgaacAATGAAAAATGGTTGCAGTCAATTAGCTTTCTTAAAAGTTTGTCTTATTGCTAATATACAAATTAGGGGTCATATTAAGATTAATTTTAGTATTTTGTAAATCAAGTGGTTTTTGAATTGCATACTTGATTGTTTAGATGAGTGGAAGATTAATTGAACTGTACATGTATCCAAGGCAACGTCTTATTAAATACAGTTATTTTAAACATCAGTGAACCATTGAGAGTGAATGAAATCACAAAGAGAAACATTAAATGATGTTTGATAGCTTCAGCGAACAAATGAAGCTGATGTCAAATTGTAATCACTAGCTGTAGAACCATTAACGTATCCCACTTATTTAGTATTTTAATTATGtccttttaattgtttttaaatacatatctAAATCATAGGTaagaaataaaaaagagaaagatTCATCCATCTGGAAAACACTTTCTATGCTAAACAAAGTGCATCAGGTTGGTCCCTAATTGTGCTGGTTTCCTAGTGTGGAGTGGAACGGGaaaagctctgaacaaagaactTTACATTCAGTTTTTGAAACTACAAAGAAAAAAAGCTCCCTTACCTGTGTGACAGACAGCAGAGCGAACCCAAAGCATGATCGTCCTTGTCTTTTTGCTGCGAGTTTGTAGACTGTTTTCAGCACTGGGACAGCTCCCTCTGCTTATACTGTACATCACCTGACTCTGCACTGCCACATTGACGTCACCTCACCCAGTCACAAACCACAAGCACGGCGGAGCTGTTGAGAGAATGCTGGAGAAAAATAAGTTTGGGCTATTTTTGAGATAATTCTTCTGTACAATTATGCCCTCTGTCTGCCTCTAGAGAACACTACAGATTTCATAGGATCAAAAAGACTCAGGGCCAAGGACACCTTCTGAATACTAGAGACAAGAACACTGAGAAAAAACCCTCaacaaaaattttcaaaaactacAGTGAAGATTCTGTTATCTACATACAATTAATAGACTGCATCATGACTTTCAGTGCCCGGCACCCTCTTTGAGAATACCAGCCAAAATGATTAAGAAATTATTTTTCTCATCTAATACAATAATAAATGCTTTCAGTTTATAAAGTCAGCATACATCTACCCCAGCTTTTAAACTGCGTACAGCCCCTACCATGTATGTGGAAAAAGCCCACCTTACTGTTTCCAGTTTGATTTCAATAGGCCCACTACTGGACTACATGTGGAAAGACTGGACAGCAAAGTAGGAATACGTGAGTTTTATAAAGCATGTACACTGCTGGCCAAGGATTAGGACATGGTATGGAAGGGCTCACATGATACACAGGGTCAGACTATCTATTTCCCAGTTTTGCATATGCCTTTCCTGTGGGGCCACTTGGCCTCTCAGGAGCTGACCCTCCACCGTTTGAGTGGGATTCTCAGAAGTACTTCAACAGGCCATCATGGAACATTCATGAAACTCCCACTTAATCTTATAAGGCTCAATCCTGCCATTCCCATCTCCCTCTGAGCTGGCATAgaagcccccaccccctcaaaaaaaagcAGAGGTGAGGGGAAAAACACAGGCATGAAAGAATGTTTCTACACCGCCTGCATACCATGTGCACTGTGGGGGAGCTGGTGTAGCCATTCCACAACACTAATTCACTGGCCAAAGCCTCTTCATAGAAGTGCAGAGTACAATGCAGTTTCTACTGCATACCATCATAACAGAATGGCTTTTGGCTTCAGGATGGAACAAAAGTGCAGGACTAGGTCTCCCACTCTGTCTTGCTTTTGTTTCCTTCTGGGCTCACACTTCTCCCGCCCAAGTATTAACATATTGACATGTAAACAATGATTTGTCATTTTAGTAAATGCTACACTCAGGTATCAGCCTACCAAAGCTTGCACATATAGGCAATAGGACAAAACTTGGCTATAAATCCAGAAAGCACAAAATATAATGCATGGGTAAAAGCCATTCCTTGAACTGCTGTTCTGGATGTTAGTGAATTCCTTCTACTTCCTTTCTATTTCATAATGGTGAGTTTGCTTCAGCTACTCCCTTCCCCCTAAATAAATCTTTCTTGACAATTCTGACCTTTTACAGCACTAAATGAAAAACTAGGATGAATGCCCCTTCCAAACCAATAAATATTACTAAATTAAATTGTCATAAGAAAGAGAAAGGCAGAGAAAAACTCTACCCTGAAACCACCTACCCTCCCACTACACTCATTGCATTTAGTGTACTTGACATGGACCTCTAAAAGGTGTAACAGTCCTCTCTTCCTTTTCACCTAACAAAATACTAGAGTAAAATACAGGGCCGTGCTGTGTCTGGTCCCTGTACAGATATACAAGGGAGAGCCTTTTTTCTCCATTGCGTTCTCTATTCTGCATCTGGTCAAAATCCAGCACTTTCTGTTAAGACCTCAACCCAAATGCTGAGGAAGGGACAAGGAGCACTGTGGCCCTTTGCAGCTTCCCTGCAATGATTCAGTTGCAATGTACACAAAAGTGATTTTCGTCATTTGAGATGTTTGACGTGTGCTGTGTAGCTTGTTGGTTCTCTGCTTTACAGACTGCTGAGCATAGTGTTGTGAGGCCTATTTCCCTGACACAGTCCAGCTAAGTTGTGGCCTGGATTAAGCAACTGTGGAATGGATTGCCAAATACAATACGCTCTCTCTCACTCAGCATGCACTCTTCACTCTCAAGAGGGCAGAGTTACAGGTACAACTCCTCCAACATCTTGAAGAATACTTTGAGGCCTTAGTCTTCTCTAAGACATAtttcccactgcagcaaagccactCTGTACTGCAATAATTCTACAGTGGCATTGAAGTCCTATGAGCCAAACATAATCTTTGTTCTTTTCAGTTACACAATTATATCCTTGTCCCCTGTGTTATCAGTAGCATTGGATAACCTTAACCTACTCTCTTGAAACTTTAGTGATAGGACCAGCATCATTCACTGGTTTTGGAAATATATCAATTACTGTCATCCAGCCTTTTCCTTCCTCAAGATGTCAGTCATTCAGGGCCCCTAAATCATGTCTCTCCTTATACCACTTACTCTGAGTTGAAATCAGTGGACACTAGGCTAAGTGTCTAAGAACCTTTGTGAGTCTGGGCCTGTGGCCCCAGTGTTGTAGGATGCTGAGTGTCTGTAAAGTCTCcacttctattgaagtcaatggcactacaTGCATGAGCAAGGGTTTCAGGACTACCATTCCATTCTATGGACATGGATAGGATAAACACACATTGTACCAGCCTGAAGTCCCTTACTAAGTAATCACGtcttgacagtgctttccaaaagCATTTTAGCCATATAATGCTCTCCACTACACTTGGGGAAAAACCACAATAGTCAAATccaatgttttaaaaatgctgtGTCTTTGTGGCgtgttttgtagtgtagatagagTTTAAGTGAGAGCCCCAGATGTACATCCATTAATATagtaagtacagtaactccttacttaaagtcatcccagttaatgttgttttgttgctgatcaatcagggaacatgcttgtttaaagttgtgcaatgctcccttctaacgtcgtttggcagctgGCTGCTTTAGCCACTGCTTGCAGGATgaacagcccattgcagctagctggtgggggcttggaaccagagtggaccgGCAGCTCCCCTATcaatcagctccccgctcctctaagttccctctgcagcagcttcccggcaggctatcaattgccgacggttcagctgtctctcccctcgactgccctctgccttggagctgctccctgagactcctgcttgctgtgcaggagggaagggaggaagaggggtgctgtcagggtgtccccccccactcctgcaccccgcttaccccatcttccatagagcagggggacacacgacagggctcaggacggagggagttGGCcggcagcagctgtggtctcggcaagctgatctaattaacaaggcagtgtacttaagactagggtcagcgtacttaaaggggaaatgcacatctctctctcacacacgaagtgtgtgtctctgtctctgtctgtgatgctgtctcccctccctccattcctgctgctttGTAGAGTGTAAGAGTTAACCTtggagggctcagccaattgctagttcatcatttagcagtaaggcattccctaggaaatatcccaccctctgactcctccacctcagtcaagcttcacaatcatcatcactgtgtaccaatattaaattgtttgtttaaaactcatactgtgtgtgtatatatatatagtcttttgtctggcaaaaaaaatttccctggaacctaaccccctcatttacattaattcttaaggGGAAATTGGATTTACTTAATATCATTTTGCTTAaggtcgcatttttcaggaacataattacaatgttaagtgaggagttactgtaaagtCTCCACCCTACCTGGCTCTGCTTGAAGTAAAAGCTAAGATACTCAGAACCTTGTGTATGAATTTGAGAGTAAActttaaaaagagattttatgTCACATGTTAGGGGAAAAatcccctctctcttttttttttaaacaaaaccaaaatgacTTCAGATTGTGAGTGTCCTGTATAGCACCATCAAGGTGGTAAGAATGGAGAGGGGGGGAAACTAAAATTTGGAAGCGCTGCTGCTGGAAAACAAGTGAGAGACAGCATGGTCtagaggactgggagtcagaataTCTGGATTCTATTATGTCAGCCCCTGACTTGCCGGTTGACCTTGGCCAAggctcttcccctctctgtgctcaGGTTACCTTTTGCACCTTTTCTCTATTTTGTCTATTCAGACTAAGCTCTTAGTGGCCGCATCCATCTCTCACAATGTGTATGTACAACCTGTAGCACAACGGAGCCCTGACCTGGGGTGGTGTAAGTAATAAACAACAACTGACAGTATGCTTATTTGCTGATGTAACTATATTTGCCAACACCAAAGTAATTTGTAGTTTGTGAAGAGTTAACCTCAGTCTATTTCCTAGTTCATATAATTGGTGTCAACAAAGGTCAGTgctgcttaaaaataaaatgggatTGTGTCAATACTGaagtaaattggatttttttggtcATTCTCTCCCGCTGGCAACTAAAAATAATTTACTGTAATTGCATAGTTTATATGCAGTCACaacatttttaaattgctttcttATCTGACATCAATATCCATAACATCTTTTCTtcgggggatgggggaaatgGAGCTTTTCCTTAACTCAGAAAATGACTGTCATTGTAGAAAGAAGTTGGTCcgataaaggatattacctcacccacctcgtctctccAATTGCAGCCATGGATATTTTACTAAATACATACATTTGACATCAAACTTTAGTCCTCTATTGGACCACTTATTTCCTGCACATGGTTGGTGCTCGAAAGATCAGACCTATTTGTATGCAAATCTCTCTGACCTCAATAAACTTCATTTAGAATAAAAGGTCCACATTTCATTGTCTGATTCAGacagaaaaacaataaaagaacaagttaaggaaAAAGTTAGTGCTTTGCTTGTTTCAGGTTGTAAGGACAATCCTGAAGGACCAAAGAGGCAGAGTAGGGCAAGAGTCTCTGGGGGTCCTAGATCAATGGGAGACATTTCTCACTGCAACAGGATTCAATAGGTTCAAAGCCAGCCTGATCACCATGCCTCATTGATCAGCTAGCGCTCACTCCACGGGGACACTTCTAGAACACGGTCTCTGGGAATAGCAAAATCTATTTGCATCCAACATTTACATGTTAAGGATCTTATTCTgcttgaatttaaaaaaagaagcctAACTCTGACTTCTGATACATGGGTGAACATCTACCGCAACTGCACTGACCTCCTAGTCCTTTCCTCTCGGATATTCTGCTGAGCACCTAATTCGGTTTTGTTTTTCTGGTGTAAATCACGAGTAACTCCCGTGGAATTACATCAATTAAACTGGGATAAGCAAGATCAGAAAATCAAGCCCTGTGTGAAGTGCAAGCTCTTGTGTCCCAAAGACAATGGGAAACGTCTGTCCTCATATACACATAAGTAACTTCCACTACCAGCGGTGGGCTCTCCCCTTGTCTGGTTGTGACTGTTACAGGGCAAGTTGTCTAACCATTTTGTTTGGGacgggttgttttgttttgcttttaatctTAAACTCAGGCAGCTGAGCATTCCTGAATTCATAGCTCCTCCATTATTCTCTTATTGCCCTTTGGTATTTTCCCTGGCGATATCTTATCTCTGTCACTGTTTCATTTCCTGCTCATTTCCTGGCATCCTTTGATTTAATTCTGTGTGATCAGACAGAATAATATCACGCAGAGAAACTGAGCACATATAATagtcatacaaaacaatacagctcTCTCACTCATTCTCCACAATGGTTTAGTTCAGAGTTTTGCTCAAAGAGTTTAATTTCTTCAACGCTTCCTTGTCTATGTTGCTTAGGAACCAAGATCACTCCCACAACAGGAATCTACAAAACCGTAACAGAGTAGCCAAGATGGAGCATTTGCATATCAGAACAATAGTTTCATAGAACCTGCTTCTACTCCCACAACCCTGTCCTGCGGCACCAACATGCCCAGGGAGCTGAACAGAAAATCAAACACCAGAGAATAAGATATTCAAACCCAAATAGAGATAGAATAAGATTATTAGAAAGAGAGGTCCGACACCATAACCAATGAGTGCCCATGATTATTTTGATTTTAAGCATTGGAGGGAATTCAGGCAAGGTAGAGTTCTAGGAGATGTGCTTCATATGCTAGGGACTGTCACAATGAAACCTCAGCACCTTCCCAATCCAGGTGGAGATTGGGATAAGACTATTATTATGTAGTTAGAGTACTATTACATTACTACCTAGGGACACAAATAGAGAGcaaggctccattgtgctgggcacactgacttgcccaaagccagtAGCCAAAATTCCTGAGTTTTAGTCCAGTGCTTGATCCACTAGACAATACTGCCTCTTGGGGCCCAATTGGTTGTTGCCTTATGGCTCCTTTGTACCAGTTTGAACTCCAGAACCCGTGTGTTCAAACCCAATGTGTTTGAAAGGGCATCTGTTTTCAAAAGGCTCTGAATACATACTAACCTGAGTTACTGCAGTGTATACcaggagtaatcccactgaatttGATGATGTTTTTCACTACCATAATGGATCAGGGTCTGGACCCCTTATTTTTCCCCCTCCTATACCACTTCACCACACTCCTGCTTCTCTTGTATTCATAGTTGGAGAACACCCATCCTGGGGGTGGTGCCAAAGCATCTCAATTTGTCTAGCTATACGAACAGAGCTTTCTGTGATAACATAAGGTGCAATTGCTAAAAACAATGGGTGAGATCCTCAGCCGGTGTAAACTGCCCCGCTCCATGACGTCAAGTCAATATGTCAAGTTCATGATGGTGTAACTCCTTTGAAGGCAAGAAAATTAATACAGTTACATCATGAATTAATTTACCCAGCCAAGCCAAATCCCCATCAGATTCAAATGTAGCATTTGTGAATCAAGGTAGCTTGCTattgagtgtgtgtggggagcatCTTTCatgattttagtgttactccttTCTCTGACTCCAGTACCAACCCTCTGCTGCATGATAGCCAACATCTGAAGCTATGCAAGTCAGCTTCCTTTATGCTGAATGTTCTTGCTTAATTTACATCCATACACCATTCCTGAAATGAGATGGTCAAATAGCATGCACAACAATCTCTTCTTCCAGTTTCTAGGGAGCAGATCTGGATCAGAAATTGACTTTAATCAGAGACCAGAGCTCAGAGCAAAGTTGCTTGTTGATCTCACTACTCCCTTGCCCCCAAAACTGCATCTACATAGAACCTGGTGTAACCCAAAAACTAAATAAACACACAGCACATATTCCCAAGAGTCAGTCCCTAATTTTACAGCAGTACATTCAACTCAAATCAGACCTAACAGTGAGGCAAATCAGACCTAATCAGACCTAACAGTGAGGCAGTTCTATCAGCTCTTGCAGGACTTTTAGCAAAAACCAGGTCAGCgctgtcttcctgagtctgcagacacctAGAAACAACGAGCCCATTCCTTGGATCCAACTGAGCTGCCTCAGCCCCTGGCATAGGTTagagctgatttacaccaggtagTAATGGCCCTTAACTCCCAACCACCAGTGAATCACCACAGCATTGCAAATGGGCCATATCTGAGGCCAGGTTCTGAGAGATGTGAACTATCCCCTTCATCTTAGCAGGAGGTGAAATCTGATGGCAAAATTTTCAGTTCATGAGCCAACTATTGATTATTTCACTATTGTTCAATGTGGTTAAAGATTGCAGAATTTAGGGATGGATTAGAACTATTTGGTCATCGATGTCTTGAGCCAGTGCTCATCTCAGTGAGTGGCAAAGCTACTTTTGATTTAAATGATGCAAAAATTAGGCCCTTAATTTGCTCGCTGCCAGTGGAGGTTTGTCTCTTACATGATTCCCTCCAATGTTTTGTCCATTTCAATTATGGGGCTTCCACTAACTCTTTTGGGATACTTTTCCATATTGTGGAAGCAATTCAAGATTTTATGCCTTCCCTCTTAGTTACATCCCTTGCCTTGAACAGAGAAGCCAAAATGAGGTCAGTAGCCACCACAGAAGGGAGAAGGGGACACAGTCCATCACAAGAAGGAGACTATAAAGGAGACAGCAAAACCAACAGGACTGGAGTTCCACTATTCTCTTCCAGTTCAGTCCCCAAGGTGGGTAATGTGTAAGGCAGAAAAACATTCTAACAAATTAAAatgtaccttttcttttaattagCAAAGTATTTTTATCCTCTTCCTGTTtcctccgcccctcccccaccccagtagtTTTCACAGGCATATGACATTGTCTTCCCAACATTTAGTGTAAAAATATCAATATCTGTTTTGCATAACTGCTATGAGCGAGTTACATTTACCAGTCGGC harbors:
- the SCG2 gene encoding secretogranin-2, producing the protein MYSISRGSCPSAENSLQTRSKKTRTIMLWVRSAVCHTGKISNMADAKTCWLGAAFSLTLFFVLICCVDAASIEPYQLLQKNPDYLVKNLQRLPSPDMIKALEYIENLHKQANKAENGPDYNFYQGAPFLLQQKESKDQSHLADNIRDSLTEDESQWVRSMLEALRQTEKESKAGSKENKPYTMSSDNLPAGVSDDYEAYKRPERRHKYIKMPHAHDEESSRDSPFKRTNEIVEEQYTPQSLATLESVFQELGKMTGPSNHKKERLDEDQKLYTEDEDDVYKVNNIAYEDVVGGEDWNPIEEKVESQTQEEMKDHKEEIDKNEEVIDDEMKRSGNQGFLENEMGRDSKDQMSDDITKLMNYYLKRLMSNIGNGRLRTGHEEKKAGTFLEKLDPQSISQLIEISRNLQIPPEDLLDMLKIGEKQQQSERVETEQEPELPEDLEDDISETNLDSIDRFKNKMNPKNGYMKQPINAMPDNLVEGLNIEDIVNLLGTDNLANQKTSYFVNQLNEENNLPRLPYIPRRPKGHQLPKAPWINDLERRQIEYEKLNEKDEELADYLANMLAKYPEVMNTNQLKRVLVPVSSENDLQEDDQLEQAIKEHLNQLGSQESDKLVSLSKRLSMARENDDTQARQYLDEDMLVKVLEYLNQEQSEKGRDHITKRAMENM